In a single window of the Bacteroidales bacterium genome:
- a CDS encoding carboxypeptidase-like regulatory domain-containing protein: MFKKVLYTIAVVLATNIQIFGQSGTLKGKITDNETKEPIPFANVVMEAGGRQVSGTTTDFDGNFTIKPIPPGKYNIKTSYVGYQPQQLNGVIINSDKITFVEMKLTKTAVNIKEVVVTDYKVPLISKDETASGETATSEQISKMAGRDANSVVATVGGVVQSGDVRSIRGARGDATVTYIDGVKVTTTNVALPAQSIEQISVITGGLPAQYGDATGGVINITTKGPSRQWGGGLELITSEIIDKTGYNSINFSLQGPLLKNKAKTSSLLGFFLAGDATTAADENPSYIGIWRAKKSVLDRIEKNPVYFSIKNEQYQPFLNSEFLTKDSLEKVKYRENAGIKKYSLAGKIDIKTTPNTNLTFGGRFELNRWRAVSNNNNIMNSENNGLSKSNTYAFYGKFTQRFANTDTSRTKKKALIKNIYYSINADYSRTNTGDESYNHKNKLFDYGYIGKFKTYMRKNYIHDTDEVTGKNGWLYQGDQVYNYTFERSDINSDLANYTQDIYDFFPGGIPMKEIVQSFRGGLLNGDGVPTAYNLWNNTGTQFNLYDYGNTSQVSINASGSADIKNHAITLGFLYEQRTYRSWRVNPTGLWTLMRQLANKHIVQLDKNNPHPVYDETGTVFLDTINYDHIYDASSQSFFDINLRKKLGLPINGTDWIDVDSYDPSTFSIDMFSADELLYNGNLVTSPYRGYVGYRGYDYKGNILKNNPTLDDFFTAKDQLGYYKREIAPYQPIYTAGYIQDKFAFNDLIFNVGIRLDRFDANQKVLKDKYLLSEAKTKKEVTDLGPHPSNIGDDFVVYVDNAKTPTSIMGYRNDNTWYNKDGAIIQDPGILLSNGVINPYLVDPEGPEVSAKAFKDYEPQINFMPRIAFSFPISDEALFFAHYDELTKRPNTNQAALNPTQYLFIRQMGLWPLNNPDLKPERTIDYEVGFQQKISNTSSLKISTYYRELRNMVQETFLSGAYPVNYVTYTNIDFGTVKGLTLAYDLRRTGNVLLKASYTLQFADGTGSNAATSGSLAAAGLPNLRNLQPLDYDRRHNISIVVDYRYGTGKEYNGPKITKKIKGTDKTKTILLLQNTGANFTINWASGTPYSKQSQVTEEAQIGGSGKTPSLKGMINGARMPSQTRLDVRIDRDIDLKPMKGGKQLFVNVYVVVTNILNIKNIVYVYRATGIPNDDGYLTAPEYQQAIQDSYNPLSFQDLYSVKVDNPACYGIPRLVRLGVSLNF; this comes from the coding sequence ATGTTTAAAAAAGTACTTTACACAATTGCAGTAGTATTAGCAACAAATATCCAGATATTTGGGCAATCAGGTACATTAAAAGGAAAAATTACCGATAACGAAACTAAAGAACCTATACCTTTTGCTAATGTTGTTATGGAAGCCGGCGGCAGGCAGGTTAGCGGAACAACTACGGACTTCGATGGTAATTTTACTATTAAACCTATTCCTCCGGGGAAGTACAATATAAAAACATCGTATGTGGGTTATCAACCCCAGCAATTGAATGGTGTTATTATAAATTCGGATAAAATTACATTTGTTGAAATGAAACTTACAAAAACTGCTGTTAACATCAAAGAAGTTGTTGTTACCGATTATAAAGTACCTTTAATTTCAAAAGATGAAACAGCATCGGGAGAAACTGCTACATCCGAACAAATTTCAAAAATGGCAGGACGCGATGCAAATTCAGTGGTTGCCACAGTGGGAGGTGTTGTTCAATCAGGAGATGTAAGAAGCATCAGAGGTGCCCGTGGCGATGCAACTGTTACTTACATTGACGGTGTTAAAGTAACTACAACAAATGTGGCTCTACCTGCCCAATCAATAGAACAGATTTCTGTTATTACCGGAGGACTTCCCGCACAATACGGTGACGCTACAGGCGGTGTTATTAACATTACTACAAAAGGACCCTCGCGTCAATGGGGTGGAGGATTGGAATTAATTACTTCCGAAATTATTGATAAAACAGGATATAACTCTATAAATTTCAGCTTGCAGGGACCATTATTAAAAAATAAAGCAAAAACTTCTTCTTTATTGGGATTTTTCCTTGCCGGAGACGCCACTACCGCAGCCGACGAAAATCCTTCTTATATCGGTATCTGGAGGGCAAAAAAAAGTGTGCTCGACAGAATTGAAAAAAATCCGGTTTACTTTTCAATAAAAAACGAACAATACCAACCATTTCTGAATTCCGAATTTCTTACTAAAGACAGTTTGGAAAAGGTTAAATACAGAGAAAATGCGGGTATTAAAAAGTACTCTCTTGCCGGGAAAATTGATATTAAAACAACACCCAATACCAATCTTACTTTTGGTGGCAGGTTTGAACTTAACCGATGGAGAGCTGTCAGCAATAACAATAATATTATGAATTCCGAAAATAACGGTTTGTCAAAAAGCAATACTTATGCATTTTATGGAAAATTCACACAGAGATTTGCAAACACCGATACCAGTAGAACAAAAAAGAAGGCGCTGATAAAAAATATTTATTATTCAATAAATGCAGATTACTCAAGAACTAACACAGGAGATGAATCATACAATCATAAAAACAAATTGTTCGATTACGGTTATATCGGCAAATTTAAAACATACATGAGAAAAAATTATATACACGATACCGATGAAGTAACCGGAAAAAATGGATGGTTATACCAAGGTGACCAGGTTTATAATTATACTTTTGAAAGAAGTGATATAAACAGCGACTTAGCTAATTATACGCAAGACATATATGATTTTTTCCCTGGCGGAATTCCAATGAAAGAAATTGTTCAATCTTTCAGAGGTGGCTTATTAAACGGTGATGGTGTGCCGACAGCTTATAATTTGTGGAACAATACAGGAACCCAGTTTAACCTTTATGATTATGGTAATACCAGTCAAGTTAGTATAAATGCTTCGGGTTCTGCTGATATAAAAAATCATGCAATCACACTTGGATTCTTATACGAACAAAGAACTTACAGGTCATGGAGAGTAAATCCTACTGGTTTATGGACTTTGATGAGGCAGCTTGCAAATAAACATATAGTACAACTTGACAAAAACAATCCTCATCCTGTTTATGACGAAACAGGAACTGTATTTTTAGATACTATAAATTATGACCATATTTACGATGCAAGTTCGCAATCATTTTTCGATATTAATTTAAGAAAAAAACTTGGACTGCCTATTAATGGGACTGACTGGATTGATGTTGATTCTTATGACCCAAGCACTTTCTCTATTGATATGTTTAGCGCCGATGAATTATTGTATAATGGCAATCTTGTTACTTCTCCCTATCGCGGATATGTTGGGTACAGAGGTTATGATTACAAAGGTAATATCTTAAAAAATAACCCGACACTTGACGATTTTTTCACTGCTAAAGACCAATTAGGATATTACAAAAGAGAAATAGCTCCTTATCAGCCAATTTATACTGCCGGTTATATTCAGGATAAATTTGCTTTCAACGATTTGATATTTAACGTAGGAATCCGTCTTGACAGATTTGATGCAAACCAGAAAGTTTTAAAAGATAAATATTTATTGAGTGAAGCTAAAACAAAAAAAGAAGTAACCGACCTCGGTCCTCATCCTTCAAATATCGGGGACGATTTTGTTGTTTATGTTGATAATGCAAAAACTCCTACGTCAATTATGGGATACAGAAATGATAACACATGGTACAATAAAGATGGAGCTATAATTCAGGACCCTGGAATATTGCTTTCAAATGGAGTTATTAATCCATACCTTGTTGACCCCGAGGGACCTGAAGTAAGTGCCAAAGCATTTAAAGATTATGAACCACAAATAAACTTTATGCCTCGTATTGCTTTTTCTTTCCCTATTTCCGACGAAGCATTATTTTTTGCTCATTATGATGAATTGACAAAACGTCCTAATACTAACCAAGCGGCTCTGAATCCAACCCAATATCTGTTTATCAGGCAAATGGGGCTATGGCCACTGAATAACCCTGACTTGAAACCCGAAAGAACAATTGACTACGAAGTAGGATTCCAGCAAAAAATAAGCAATACTTCGTCTTTGAAAATATCTACTTATTATCGTGAATTAAGAAATATGGTTCAGGAAACTTTTTTGTCCGGTGCTTATCCTGTTAATTACGTAACATATACAAATATTGACTTCGGTACTGTAAAAGGATTAACTTTAGCTTACGACCTCAGAAGAACCGGAAATGTTTTGCTGAAAGCAAGTTATACCTTGCAGTTTGCCGATGGTACCGGCTCAAATGCAGCTACCAGTGGAAGTTTAGCTGCAGCAGGGTTACCTAATTTAAGAAATCTGCAACCGCTTGATTACGACCGTCGCCACAATATTTCAATAGTGGTTGATTATCGTTACGGAACCGGTAAAGAATATAATGGACCAAAAATTACAAAGAAAATAAAAGGCACCGATAAAACAAAAACAATATTATTGCTTCAAAATACAGGAGCAAACTTTACAATTAACTGGGCATCAGGAACACCATACAGCAAGCAAAGCCAGGTTACTGAAGAGGCACAAATCGGTGGTTCAGGAAAAACACCATCCCTTAAAGGAATGATTAACGGAGCAAGAATGCCTTCGCAGACAAGACTAGATGTAAGAATTGACAGGGATATTGACCTGAAACCCATGAAGGGTGGCAAACAGTTATTTGTGAATGTTTATGTAGTTGTTACAAACATTTTAAATATAAAGAACATAGTTTATGTTTATAGAGCTACAGGTATTCCTAATGACGATGGATATCTGACAGCACCGGAATATCAACAGGCAATTCAAGATTCCTACAACCCGTTGTCTTTTCAGGATTTGTATTCTGTTAAAGTGGATAATCCTGCCTGTTACGGAATACCAAGATTGGTTAGATTAGGAGTATCGCTTAATTTTTAA
- a CDS encoding LytTR family DNA-binding domain-containing protein, which yields MIKAIVIDDEKTSRDALSGLLCRYCKNVEIVGQADGYKSGIEEMKKHTEFDVIFLDIQMPDGSGFRLLEETHDINYEVIFTTAFDQYAIKAIKYSALDYLLKPIDPEDLISSLEKFESKKNSISNKPNIKVLLENTKNTDSHFKKIVLSTFEGMHVVDIDNIIHCKAEDCYTNFYFLDGKKMLVSKTLKDFEELLSGYNFIRPHKSHLINLKYVKTYMRTDGGSIVMADETIIPVSRRKREAIIDIINNL from the coding sequence ATGATTAAAGCAATTGTAATTGATGACGAAAAAACTTCAAGAGATGCACTTAGCGGTCTTTTATGCAGATATTGTAAAAACGTTGAAATTGTCGGGCAGGCAGATGGTTATAAAAGCGGAATTGAAGAAATGAAAAAACACACCGAGTTTGATGTGATATTTCTCGACATTCAAATGCCTGATGGCTCTGGGTTCCGGCTCCTTGAAGAAACTCACGATATAAATTATGAAGTGATATTTACAACTGCTTTCGACCAATATGCAATAAAAGCTATTAAATACAGCGCATTAGATTATTTGCTCAAACCCATCGACCCCGAAGACCTCATTAGTTCCCTTGAAAAATTTGAAAGTAAAAAAAATTCTATATCAAATAAACCCAATATTAAAGTCCTTCTTGAAAACACTAAAAATACTGACAGCCATTTCAAAAAAATTGTGCTTTCAACCTTTGAAGGAATGCATGTGGTTGATATAGATAACATCATTCATTGTAAGGCAGAAGATTGTTATACAAATTTTTATTTTTTGGACGGAAAGAAAATGCTCGTTTCAAAAACACTAAAAGATTTTGAAGAATTACTCAGCGGTTATAATTTCATACGTCCTCATAAATCACATCTTATTAATTTAAAATATGTAAAAACATATATGCGTACTGACGGCGGAAGCATTGTTATGGCTGATGAAACTATTATACCTGTCTCAAGAAGAAAAAGAGAAGCAATAATTGATATAATAAATAATCTTTGA
- a CDS encoding T9SS type A sorting domain-containing protein yields MKIKIKIALIILISLMLLKGVNAEKPNYPLNSSGKQANPTTNTNNSKGIRAIACKPPNGSSTLALNNVKARINTGGDMWWDLQSRPQYEIPKGSGISSMYSSSLWMAGIDANNQLKGAALLYRTSGNDFWTGPLTHDGTAAIDASMCQKFDKHFRITKADVLDFVVNKKTGADMPQSIREWPGNYPSEIGNCTSTEITDKFLAPYYDIDGDFEYHPELGDYPYYDLGIDPVTFKQKNRVDCHQRGDGDNLVFGDETLWWVFNDNGNIHSEMKGQPIGMEIRAQAFAFATNDEINNMTFYNYQLINRSTYTLTSTYFCQWVDPDLGGGWDDFVGCDVTRGLGYCYNGDLEDSPSSGELAYQGIPPAVGVDYFQGPYMDNNNKLDAFTFSTGHTPASGDPAWNGINGVNFQDTIVDNERLGMQRFLYHNNVNSPIGNPDKIAEIYNLMRGIWRDGMRMQYGGNGHDNTCGPNANFMFPGNTDQYHWGTDGKPPVCNADNWTEKVMGNVPSDRRFMESSGPFTLQPGAVNYITVGIPWAKATQGDNWTSVELLKIVDDKCQRLFDNCFKVVDGPDAPDLTIQELDKELILTISNKSSSNNYDELYEEKDPQIRDKYEYATTDTTTIVVTGDTKNQCSNWVLTNFNYKNQAKLYWTLIDSSSSIKVRLYEDSAHTLLTSEGIRTGNGVVTLVNKGKYNISGSVTISYVVNDTDRGNTITKPGVNVNKTITNDTKFHFQGYQIYQVKDQSVSVTQLSDPDYARLVAQCDTKDGVSRLINYEQDLSLNADVPKEKVNGENKGIRHSFRILSDRFATGNDNLVNHKTYYFIAIAYAYNQYAKYSTDPTQQDVLTGAGLGGQKIPYLAGRKTSTGKSITPYSAIPHKPAPEAGGTIQNSEYGYGPKITRIEGQGSGYLNVGQTDQYLDLTDESINEILSKSQPPAICYTPTYKNSHGPITVQVIDPLNVVNASFLLKFNMDIITTPPNAKLDSIHLASWNLINETTGAVYNSEKTIKVSNEQLIPEIGLSVTIQQNPLAIIGSTYFYNLLWGNANIVDNYNNGVIMSSITYADSTKKWLSGVPDIDGIPGSFNWIRSGTATSNCGLDCDYSGDANQVFEKLVQQTVLVNGNFYSGGTWAPYYFTSHYNSGDGWQYAGGPQYRELQSSLSKILMKNLAGVDIVLTPDKSKWSRCPVIEMCDDFSLSEGNANVFDIRKHKSVDKNGNTDPSNTASTDPNSPNFISANGMSWFPGYAINVETGERLNIVFGEDSWQISDNGRDMLFNPTSNILAKLGLNAPVIFGGKHYIYVFGHSKYFTHKFKWQISPSYDYGKWLYTKFSEPSVGTTKHKDTIAMALESAMWVGIPLAMPGQEWLSNEAKIRIRVIKPYQKNYAISGNGESEKWAYTQTGGPVDTTRVYYNYGSGPINNNFPAYRFSTSDIATVKNDLPTAKTACDLIGIVPNPYYGFSGYETSQADNRVKIINLPKKCQISIYTVNGVLVRRFNKDEEKTSIDWDLKNTAGIPIASGLYIIHVNIDGVCERTIKWYGALRPIDLENF; encoded by the coding sequence ATGAAAATAAAAATAAAAATAGCATTAATTATTTTAATAAGTTTAATGCTGCTCAAAGGAGTGAATGCAGAAAAACCAAATTACCCTTTAAATTCTAGCGGAAAGCAAGCCAACCCAACTACAAATACCAATAACTCAAAAGGTATAAGAGCAATTGCATGCAAGCCGCCAAACGGAAGTTCCACACTTGCTCTTAATAATGTAAAAGCACGTATCAACACAGGTGGTGATATGTGGTGGGATTTACAAAGTCGTCCTCAATATGAAATCCCAAAAGGAAGCGGTATAAGTTCTATGTATTCCTCATCGCTTTGGATGGCAGGTATTGATGCCAACAACCAGTTAAAGGGAGCCGCATTATTATATAGAACTTCCGGAAACGATTTCTGGACAGGTCCCTTGACACACGATGGTACTGCTGCTATTGATGCTTCAATGTGCCAGAAATTTGACAAACATTTCAGAATTACTAAAGCCGATGTATTGGATTTTGTTGTTAATAAAAAAACAGGTGCTGATATGCCACAATCTATACGTGAATGGCCCGGTAATTATCCCTCCGAAATCGGAAACTGTACAAGCACCGAAATAACTGATAAATTTTTAGCACCATATTATGATATTGATGGAGATTTTGAATACCATCCTGAACTAGGAGATTATCCTTATTATGACCTTGGAATAGACCCGGTTACTTTTAAACAAAAAAATAGAGTTGACTGCCACCAAAGAGGTGATGGAGATAATCTGGTTTTCGGAGACGAAACTTTGTGGTGGGTGTTTAATGATAACGGAAACATTCATTCCGAAATGAAAGGTCAACCAATAGGAATGGAAATAAGAGCGCAGGCATTTGCTTTCGCCACCAACGATGAAATAAATAATATGACTTTTTATAATTACCAGTTAATCAACCGTTCAACTTACACGCTCACAAGCACTTATTTCTGCCAGTGGGTTGACCCCGATTTGGGCGGCGGATGGGACGATTTTGTTGGCTGCGATGTTACAAGAGGTTTGGGATATTGTTATAATGGTGATTTGGAAGATTCTCCCTCTTCAGGGGAATTGGCTTATCAAGGTATTCCGCCTGCAGTTGGGGTTGACTATTTCCAGGGTCCATATATGGATAATAATAACAAATTAGATGCTTTTACTTTTAGTACTGGACACACTCCTGCTTCTGGCGACCCTGCATGGAATGGTATTAATGGAGTTAATTTTCAAGATACTATTGTAGATAATGAGCGTCTCGGTATGCAAAGATTTCTGTACCATAATAACGTTAATTCTCCTATTGGCAACCCTGATAAAATTGCCGAAATATATAACCTTATGAGAGGAATATGGAGAGATGGTATGCGCATGCAATACGGAGGCAACGGACACGATAATACCTGCGGACCCAATGCTAATTTTATGTTTCCGGGCAACACCGACCAATATCACTGGGGAACAGATGGTAAACCTCCCGTTTGCAATGCTGATAATTGGACAGAAAAAGTTATGGGTAATGTACCTTCCGACAGAAGATTTATGGAATCATCAGGTCCTTTTACTCTTCAACCGGGTGCGGTTAATTATATTACTGTGGGTATTCCTTGGGCAAAAGCTACTCAGGGTGATAACTGGACTTCAGTTGAACTTCTTAAAATTGTTGACGATAAATGCCAGAGGTTGTTTGACAACTGTTTTAAAGTTGTTGACGGACCCGATGCTCCTGATTTAACTATTCAGGAACTTGATAAAGAATTGATATTAACAATATCCAATAAATCAAGTTCTAATAACTATGATGAATTATATGAAGAAAAAGACCCTCAAATTCGTGATAAATACGAATATGCTACTACAGATACAACAACAATAGTGGTAACTGGTGATACTAAAAATCAATGCTCTAATTGGGTACTTACCAATTTTAATTATAAAAATCAAGCAAAATTATACTGGACTTTAATTGATTCCTCCAGTTCAATAAAAGTACGCTTATACGAAGATTCCGCTCATACATTATTAACTTCTGAAGGCATTAGAACAGGTAATGGTGTTGTTACACTTGTAAATAAAGGGAAATATAATATTTCCGGCAGTGTAACTATATCTTATGTTGTTAATGATACAGATAGAGGTAATACTATTACAAAACCTGGAGTTAATGTAAACAAAACTATAACCAATGATACAAAATTTCATTTTCAGGGATACCAGATTTACCAGGTTAAAGACCAATCTGTTTCTGTTACTCAGCTTAGCGACCCCGATTATGCAAGATTGGTTGCTCAATGCGACACCAAAGACGGAGTTTCAAGATTAATTAATTATGAGCAGGATTTGAGTTTAAATGCCGATGTGCCTAAAGAAAAAGTAAATGGAGAAAATAAAGGGATACGACATTCTTTCAGAATACTTTCCGATAGATTTGCTACTGGCAACGACAACCTTGTAAATCATAAAACATATTATTTTATTGCAATTGCTTATGCATATAATCAATATGCAAAGTACTCAACCGACCCTACGCAACAGGATGTTCTTACCGGTGCAGGTCTTGGTGGTCAGAAAATACCATATCTCGCAGGCAGAAAAACTTCAACAGGGAAATCAATAACACCTTATTCTGCAATACCGCATAAACCGGCACCTGAAGCAGGCGGAACAATTCAAAACTCAGAATATGGATATGGACCAAAAATTACAAGAATAGAAGGACAAGGCAGTGGTTATTTAAATGTTGGTCAAACCGACCAATATCTTGACCTAACTGATGAATCAATAAACGAAATTCTTTCAAAAAGCCAACCACCTGCAATTTGTTATACCCCAACTTATAAAAACAGTCATGGTCCGATAACAGTTCAGGTAATTGACCCGCTTAATGTTGTTAATGCAAGCTTTCTTTTAAAATTTAATATGGATATAATAACTACACCACCTAACGCTAAACTTGATTCAATTCACCTTGCTTCGTGGAATTTAATAAACGAAACTACAGGAGCGGTTTATAATTCGGAAAAGACCATAAAAGTTTCAAATGAACAACTCATTCCTGAAATCGGCTTATCTGTTACTATTCAGCAGAATCCTCTTGCAATAATAGGAAGTACTTATTTTTATAATCTTTTATGGGGAAATGCCAACATAGTAGATAATTATAATAACGGTGTAATAATGTCGTCAATAACTTATGCCGATAGTACAAAAAAATGGCTAAGCGGTGTTCCCGATATTGACGGAATTCCAGGTTCATTTAATTGGATAAGAAGTGGTACTGCAACATCTAATTGTGGATTAGATTGTGATTACTCAGGCGATGCGAATCAGGTTTTTGAAAAATTGGTACAACAAACTGTTTTGGTAAATGGAAATTTTTATTCGGGAGGAACATGGGCTCCATATTACTTCACTTCGCATTATAACTCTGGAGATGGTTGGCAATATGCCGGCGGTCCACAATACAGGGAACTTCAAAGTTCACTTTCAAAAATCCTCATGAAAAATCTTGCGGGTGTAGATATTGTTTTAACACCCGATAAAAGTAAATGGTCAAGATGTCCTGTAATTGAAATGTGCGATGACTTTTCCTTATCAGAAGGAAATGCAAATGTATTTGATATCCGAAAGCATAAATCAGTTGATAAGAATGGCAATACAGACCCTTCAAATACAGCAAGCACCGACCCAAACAGTCCTAATTTTATATCTGCCAACGGTATGAGTTGGTTCCCCGGTTATGCAATAAATGTTGAAACAGGCGAAAGATTGAATATTGTATTCGGTGAAGATTCATGGCAGATAAGTGATAACGGAAGAGATATGCTGTTTAACCCCACTTCCAATATTTTGGCAAAATTGGGACTTAATGCGCCTGTTATATTTGGAGGTAAACACTATATTTATGTTTTTGGACATTCCAAATACTTTACACACAAATTCAAATGGCAAATTTCTCCTTCTTATGATTATGGAAAATGGCTTTACACAAAGTTCTCAGAACCATCTGTAGGAACCACAAAGCATAAAGATACCATTGCTATGGCACTTGAATCGGCAATGTGGGTTGGAATACCTCTTGCAATGCCAGGGCAGGAATGGTTGTCAAATGAAGCTAAAATACGAATTAGAGTTATAAAACCTTATCAGAAGAATTATGCTATATCAGGAAACGGAGAATCTGAAAAATGGGCATATACACAAACAGGCGGACCGGTTGATACAACAAGGGTTTATTATAATTATGGCAGCGGTCCGATAAATAATAATTTTCCGGCTTATCGTTTCTCAACATCGGATATAGCAACAGTTAAAAATGACCTGCCAACTGCAAAAACTGCATGCGATTTAATAGGTATTGTCCCTAACCCTTATTACGGATTCTCGGGTTATGAAACAAGCCAGGCAGATAACAGGGTAAAAATTATTAATCTTCCGAAAAAATGTCAAATTTCAATATATACTGTAAATGGAGTTTTAGTAAGACGTTTTAATAAAGATGAAGAAAAAACATCCATTGACTGGGATTTGAAAAATACTGCGGGTATTCCTATTGCCAGCGGTTTATATATCATACATGTAAATATTGACGGAGTTTGCGAAAGAACCATTAAATGGTACGGAGCTTTAAGACCGATTGACCTTGAAAATTTTTAA